One window of the Trifolium pratense cultivar HEN17-A07 linkage group LG2, ARS_RC_1.1, whole genome shotgun sequence genome contains the following:
- the LOC123905468 gene encoding probable pectin methyltransferase QUA2, whose amino-acid sequence MSRPLHRGVSGIRVPDSIHDDTWDSQSKDKSEKDDFDKRGSSDHTPLALRSPLKLLFSDKENGFTSDPLIVGTPRSCFKLLLFSLKFSLVFIVVLALVGSFWWTLNLSASSRVRVYHGYRRLQEKLVSDLLDIGEISRGVSRWKELESCSPEFENFVPCFNVSDDNGFERKCEYEQRQNCLVLPPMNYKVPLRWPTGKDVIWVANVKITAQEVLSSGSLTKRMMMLDEEQISFRSASHMFDGVEDYSHQIAEMIGLRNESSFIQAGIRTVLDIGCGYGSFGAHLLDSQLLTLCIANYEPSGSQVQLTLERGLPAMIASFTSKQLPCPSLSFDMLHCARCGIDWDQKDGNLLIEADRLLRPGGYFVWTSPLTNARNKENQKRWNFVHDFTENLCWDMLSQQDETVVWKKASKKSCYASRKRGSRPLCGRGFDVESPYYRELQNCIGGTQSSRWISIEKRGKWPSRANLNKNELAIHGLLPDEIAEDSDSWKAVVQNYWSLLSPLIFSDHPKRPGDEDPSPPYNMFRNVLDMNANFGGFNSALLQARKSVWVMNVVSISGPNYLPLIHDRGFIGILHDWCEPFPTYPRTYDLVHAAGLLSLEFSQPRRCTMLDLFIEIDRLLRPEGWFIIRDTVPLVESARALTTQLKWEARVIEIESNSEEKLLICQKPFFKRHAS is encoded by the exons ATGTCTAGGCCTCTACATCGAGGTGTGTCTGGTATTCGTGTACCTGACAGCATACATGATGATACATGGGACTCACAATCCAAAGACAAATCAGAAAAAGATGATTTTGATAAAAGGGGTTCTTCAGATCACACCCCTTTAGCATTGAGGTCTCCTTTAAAGTTGTTGTTTTCAGATAAAGAGAATGGTTTTACATCTGATCCATTAATTGTTGGAACACCAAGAAGCTGTTTTAAGTTGCTGTTGTTTTCATTGaagtttagtttagtttttaTAGTTGTTCTTGCTCTTGTTGGATCTTTTTGGTGGACTTTGAATTTGTCAGCTTCATCAAGAGTTCGTGTTTATCATGGTTATAGGAGACTCCAAGAGAAACTGGTTTCTGATTTGTTGGATATTGGTGAGATTTCTAGGGGTGTTTCAAGGTGGAAAGAACTGGAATCTTGTTCTCctgaatttgaaaattttgttcCTTGCTTTAATGTTTCTGATGATAATGGGTTTGAAAGAAAATGTGAATATGAGCAGAGGCAGAATTGTTTGGTTCTGCCACCAATGAATTACAAAGTTCCTCTTAGGTGGCCTACTGGAAAAGATGTTATTTGGGTTGCTAATGTGAAAATCACTGCACAAGAGGTGCTTTCTTCTGGAAGCTTGACCAAGAG gatGATGATGTTGGATGAAGAACAAATTTCCTTTCGTTCAGCCTCTCATATGTTTGATGGAGTTGAAGACTACTCACATCAGATTGCTGAAATGATTGGACTTAGAAATGAATCTTCCTTCATACAAGCTGGG ATTCGAACCGTACTAGACATAGGTTGTGGCTATGGTAGCTTTGGAGCACACCTCTTGGACAGTCAACTTTTGACCTTGTGTATTGCAAACTACGAGCCTTCTGGTAGTCAAGTTCAGCTTACTCTCGAGCGAGGCCTTCCTGCTATGATTGCTTCTTTTACTTCAAAACAGTTGCCCTGTCCATCTTTATCCTTTGATATGTTACATTGTGCAAGATGTGGCATTGATTGGGACCAGAAAG ATGGCAATCTCTTGATTGAAGCTGATAGACTTTTAAGACCGGGCGGATACTTTGTTTGGACATCACCGCTTACAAATGCTCGTAACAAGGAGAATCAGAAAAGGTGGAATTTTGTACATGACTTTACAGAAAATCTATGCTGGGACATGCTATCACAGCAAGATGAAACTGTAGTATGGAAGAAAGCAAGTAAAAAGAGTTGTTATGCTTCAAG AAAGCGTGGCTCTCGGCCTTTGTGTGGTAGAGGTTTTGATGTGGAGTCTCCATATTATCGCGAACTGCAAAACTGCATCGGAGGAACGCAGAGCAGTCGTTGGATTTCTATTGAGAAAAGAGGAAAATGGCCTTCTCGGGCTAATTTGAACAAGAACGAGCTAGCCATACATG GATTGCTGCCTGATGAAATTGCTGAGGACTCTGATAGCTGGAAAGCAGTGGTCCAAAACTATTGGTCACTTCTGTCTCCTCTAATATTTTCTGATCACCCGAAGAGGCCCGGTGACGAGGACCCTTCGCCGCCTTATAACATGTTCAGAAATGTGCTAGACATGAATGCTAATTTTGGTGGCTTTAATTCTGCATTGTTGCAAGCTAGAAAGTCTGTGTGGGTGATGAATGTGGTCTCAATAAGTGGACCCAACTATCTTCCCTTGATTCATGACAGAGGTTTTATCGGCATTTTACATGATTG GTGTGAGCCCTTTCCGACGTACCCAAGAACATACGACTTGGTGCATGCAGCAGGGCTTCTGTCCCTTGAATTTTCCCAGCCACGCAGGTGCACCATGCTTGATCTGTTTATTGAAATTGACAGGTTACTTCGCCCAGAG GGTTGGTTTATAATTCGAGACACAGTTCCTTTAGTTGAATCAGCTAGAGCTCTAACAACACAGCTGAAATGGGAAGCAAGAGTGATAGAAATCGAAAGTAACAGCGAGGAGAAACTCCTGATTTGCCAGAAACCTTTCTTTAAGAGACATGCAAGCTAA